The genomic DNA CTAAAGCAGAGGAAAGTGAATACTCAGAAAATAAATTGACAGGTCAAGCTTCACGTTTGAATTATAATGCTCGCTATCCTAGACTGCGTGCCACTGATCGTCAAATTGGAATCAATATCTTTGTTGCCCTTTTTGTGGGGATGATCGTGATCATTGCAACTGGTAGTATCTTGATGGTTCGGCAATTATCCGAAGCTGAAATTGAACGAACCAATTATCAATTGCTGACAAAATTAGGGATTGCTCAACGCAAAACAAATCGGATGATCTATAAACAAAATGCGTTGATGTTTTTTCCACCAATGATTTTGGGCATCACTCATGCTGTATTTGCCATCAATGTGTTTTCTCAATATGTAGAAGGGGCAGACTATTGGTTGGCATACTTTGTTTGTGGCTTATTGATCGTCATTTACCTACTCTTTTACTTTATGACTAGCCGTTTGTATTGTCGGATCATTGAGGAATAAGAAGAATAGAGCAAAAAGGGTATCCTATTCTAGCTGAACGAAAGACAGAATCGAGTTGTACGAATCTATTTTCGTACGGCTCTTTTTTTTGTTCTCTTTAGTTAGTGACAAAACTGTTAGCTGTAAAGCGCATTCTGTTAGTAAAACAAATGTTTTTTTGTGGATGGAATGAGTAGAATTTGACTAAGGATCTAAATAGGAGGAAAAAGAGATGAAACAATGGTGGCAGCAACCACAGGTTCGATATTGGCGAACTTTTATGCTTCGAACCCTTGTTTATTCTACGATACTATTGTTACTCATTTATTTGTATCATTACAAAAATATTCAAGGTGGAACATTTATATATAACGAATTCTAGGAGGGAAACGATGAAGAAAAAAGGAATCGTGGAAGCGATCGATTTTTGGGGAATAGCAGACCCAGAGAGAATCGCATATCAGACAGCAGAGGAGCGACACACATATCAAGAATTGAAGTACTCCTCAGATGCATTAGGCTATTACTTAGAGAAGCGTTTGACTACGAAAGGGCCAATCGTCGTGTTCGGCAATCTAGAGTTTGAGATGGTGGTATCATTTTTGGGCGCAGTGAAAGCAGGACATGCGTATCTACCGATTGATGCCCATACACCGAAGGAGCGGATCGAAGCGATTTTACGTGTCGCACAACCTAGTATGATCATTAGTTTAAGCGACTGGGAGATTGAGACAGATCTACCAATCATCCAAAAAGATTGTTTACGCTCGATCATCGCCTCGATAGTTGGTTATCCATTTGAGCATGCAGTGAAAGGTGATGAAAATTTTTATCTGATTTT from Enterococcus mundtii includes the following:
- a CDS encoding teichoic acid D-Ala incorporation-associated protein DltX, whose product is MKQWWQQPQVRYWRTFMLRTLVYSTILLLLIYLYHYKNIQGGTFIYNEF